In Silene latifolia isolate original U9 population chromosome 3, ASM4854445v1, whole genome shotgun sequence, a single window of DNA contains:
- the LOC141646062 gene encoding glucan endo-1,3-beta-glucosidase-like, with protein MLWRERRRQLTFIRYIAVGNEVHPSDAAAPQVLPAMQNILNALNSVNAGGQIKVSTAIDSSLITNSFPPSNGVFSDTSYMTPIINFLTSNGSPLLLNVYPYFSYTGNEQSISLNYALFTAPGTVVTDTNNKLQYQNLFDALVDSVYAALAKAGAPNTVIVVSESGWPSAGGDAATVDNAGTYYKNLIGHVKQGTPLKPGQGLETYLFEMFDEDNKQGAPTEQHFGIFTPAQQPKYGQLNL; from the coding sequence ATGCTATGGAGGGAAAGGCGGCGACAACTTACCTTTATTCGCTACATTGCAGTAGGGAACGAAGTCCACCCATCAGATGCCGCGGCCCCTCAGGTCCTACCAGCAATGCAGAATATCCTTAATGCGTTGAATTCAGTCAATGCTGGGGGCCAAATTAAGGTCTCTACCGCCATAGACTCGTCCTTAATAACAAACTCATTCCCCCCATCTAATGGCGTGTTTAGTGACACATCATACATGACCCCAATAATCAACTTCCTTACTAGCAACGGATCCCCTCTTTTACTCAATGTTTACCCTTACTTTTCCTACACAGGAAATGAGCAAAGTATCAGCTTAAACTATGCATTATTTACTGCCCCAGGGACTGTAGTTACTGACACTAACAATAAGCTACAGTACCAAAACCTGTTTGATGCACTAGTGGATTCAGTGTATGCGGCCTTAGCAAAGGCCGGTGCACCTAACACCGTGATCGTGGTGTCGGAGAGCGGGTGGCCATCAGCGGGTGGAGATGCTGCAACTGTAGATAACGCTGGGACCTACTATAAGAACCTGATTGGTCATGTGAAGCAGGGGACTCCACTGAAACCAGGGCAAGGGCTTGAGACCTACTTGTTTGAGATGTTTGATGAGGATAACAAACAAGGTGCGCCCACTGAGCAGCATTTTGGGATTTTCACCCCAGCCCAGCAACCTAAGTATGGCCAGTTGAATCTATAA
- the LOC141649001 gene encoding uncharacterized protein LOC141649001 has translation MSNVKQMTSKFGKLEKFEGVDFRRWQKKMHFLLTTLKVVYVLSNPMPEHRDDETVEEARNRLKWENDDYICRGHILNGMSDSLFDVYQNYESAKELWNELESKYMAKDASSKKFLVGNFMNYKMTDSRPVMEQYNELRQFAQHKMEMDESISVSSIIDKLPPSWKDFKYMLKHKKEELSIDDEIAWWIDSGATKHVCKDRRWFKTYEPVNDGSVLYMGSESTTPILGRGVVVLIFSSGKSIHLYDVLHVPGIRKNLVSGGLLSKYGYRQVFESDKYVISKCGLSDGFWGEAMLTACYLLNRVPNKRNNNITPYELWYKKTSNLNYIRVWGCRAVVRLPEPKIRTLGEKAIECIFIGYAMHCKAYRFYVIESNRSIAVNTVIESRDAIFDENRFSSLPRPKDIVSLNNGTNEENKNAEPQDKSPELRRDPKTFGEAIKSQDVAFWKEVINDEMDSIMENSTWVLTDLPHGCKPLGCK, from the exons ATGTCGAATGTTAAGCAAATGACATCCAAGTTTGGAAAACTTGAGAAATTTGAAGGGGTTGATTTTAGGAGATGGCAAAAGAAAATGCATTTCCTACTCACCACCCTCAAGGTTGTGTATGTCCTAAGTAACCCAATGCCGGAGCATCGAGATGATGAAACAGTGGAGGAAGCCCGCAATCGTCTCAAGTGGGAAAATGATGATTACATTTGTCGGGGACACATTCTAAATGGTATGTCTGATTCTTTATTTGATGTCTATCAAAATTATGAGTCGGCAAAGGAACTTTGGAATGAATTAGAGTCTAAATACATGGCCAAAGATGCTTCTAGTAAGAAGTTTCTTGTAGGCAATTTCATGAACTATAAGATGACGGACTCAAGGCCGGTAATGGAGCAATATAATGAATTGCGACAATTTGCCCAACACAAGATggaaatggatgagtccatttcgGTGTCAAGTATAATTGACAAATTGCCTCCTTCTTGGAAGGATTTCAAGTATATGCTCAAGCATAAGAAAGAGGAGTTGTCTATT GATGATGAGATTGCATGGTGGATTGATTCGGGTGCTACAAAGCATGTGTGCAAGGATCGTAGATGGTTCAAGACTTATGAACCGGTTAATGATGGTTCAGTTCTTTATATGGGCAGCGAATCAACAACTCCAATACTTGGTCGTGGTGTAGTAGTGTTAATATTTAGTTCCGGGAAATCTATTCATCTTTATGATGTTCTTCATGTACCCGGAATAAGGAAAAACTTAGTTTCCGGCGGTCTCTTGTCAAAGTATGGTTATAGGCAAGTGTTTGAGTCGGATAAATATGTAATAAGCAAATGTG GTTTGAGTGATGGTTTTTGGGGTGAAGCTATGTTAACAGCTTGTTATTTATTAAATAGAGTTCCTAACAAAAGGAACAATAATATAACCCCATATGAACTTTGGTACAAGAAGACATCAAACTTGAACTATATTCGAGTTTGGGGATGTCGAGCGGTAGTAAGATTACCGGAACCCAAAATTAGGACATTGGGTGAAAAAGCCATTGAATGCATCTTTATAGGATATGCTATGCATTGCAAGGCATATAGGTTCTATGTTATAGAATCTAATAGATCAATTGCGGTAAACACCGTAATTGAATCTAGAGATGCAATATTTGATGAAAATAGATTTTCTTCATTACCAAGACCAAAGGACATTGTTTCATTAAATAATGGAACAAATGAGGAAAACAAAAATGCTGAACCTCAAGATAAGTCACCCGAACTCCGTAGAG ATCCTAAGACATTTGGTGAGGCTATAAAGTCTCAAGATGTTGCCTTTTGGAAGGAAGTCATAAATGATGAGATGGATTCCATCATGGAAAATAGTACTTGGGTCCTAACGGATCTACCTCATGGATGCAAACCTTTGGGCTGCAAATGA